A region of the Romboutsia hominis genome:
TGCGAGAACTGTAATTCATGCCAAATTAGTAAATTAAAAGGCTCAAATTAATATTTATTAATTTGAGCCTTTTATATTTAGTCCAAATCTCTAAGACCGTCCATTAACTTAGTTTTATCAGCTGTTTTTTCGTCTTTTATTTTTATGACTTTTGCAGGAGAGCCAGCAACTACCTCTCCTTCTAACACGTCATGGGTAACAACTGAACCTGCTGCCACAATAGCGCCCTTTTTTACTGTTACACCTTCAAGTATTACAGCATTTGCTCCTATTAAAACATCATCCTCAATTATAACAGGAGAAGCAGAAGGTGGCTCTAAAACGCCAGCAATAACCGCTCCGGCACCTACATGAACATTTTTTCCGATTATACCTCTTGCTCCAATAACTGCGTTCATGTCAATCATGGAATTATCACCAATAACAGCTCCAATATTTATAACAGCTCCCATCATTATAACCGCATTTTTTCCTATAGTAG
Encoded here:
- the dapD gene encoding 2,3,4,5-tetrahydropyridine-2,6-dicarboxylate N-acetyltransferase, whose protein sequence is MINLNDAYEIAKYIKESKKITPVKVYINTNLISFKEAKEFKVFGSNGSYILIGDYDTINDFLKGKENLINDIYIEYDRRNSAIPIYNYLHEHARIEPGAIIRDMATIGKNAVIMMGAVINIGAVIGDNSMIDMNAVIGARGIIGKNVHVGAGAVIAGVLEPPSASPVIIEDDVLIGANAVILEGVTVKKGAIVAAGSVVTHDVLEGEVVAGSPAKVIKIKDEKTADKTKLMDGLRDLD